One stretch of Paraburkholderia fungorum DNA includes these proteins:
- a CDS encoding YbaB/EbfC family nucleoid-associated protein, translating to MMKGQLAGLMKQAQQMQENMKKMQDQLALIEVEGQSGAGLVKVTMTCKNDVRRVSIDPSLLADDKDMLEDLVAAAFNDAVRKAEATAAEKMGGMTSGLPLPPGFKMPF from the coding sequence ATGATGAAAGGCCAACTCGCTGGGCTGATGAAACAAGCCCAGCAAATGCAGGAAAACATGAAGAAGATGCAGGACCAACTCGCACTGATCGAAGTCGAGGGGCAGTCGGGTGCCGGTCTCGTGAAGGTGACGATGACCTGCAAGAACGACGTGCGCCGCGTGTCGATTGATCCGAGCCTGCTTGCCGACGACAAGGACATGCTGGAAGACCTCGTCGCCGCTGCGTTCAATGACGCCGTGCGCAAGGCCGAAGCCACCGCCGCAGAAAAAATGGGTGGCATGACTTCGGGCTTGCCGCTGCCGCCGGGCTTCAAGATGCCGTTCTGA
- the recR gene encoding recombination mediator RecR has translation MKQPSALSALVEALRVLPGVGPKSAQRMAYHLMQHDRDGAEKLGRSLLFATEHLQHCEKCNTFTEAQICEVCLDEERDPALLCVVETPADQIMLEQTMTYHGLYFVLMGRLSPLDGIGPKEIHFDRLVKRASDGVVKEVVLATNFTNEGEATAHYLGQTLKARGLAVTRLARGVPVGGELEYVDAGTIARAMLDRRSM, from the coding sequence ATGAAACAACCTTCCGCCTTGTCGGCGCTCGTCGAAGCGCTGCGCGTATTGCCCGGAGTCGGGCCGAAGTCGGCGCAACGCATGGCCTATCACCTGATGCAGCACGATCGCGATGGCGCCGAAAAACTCGGCCGTTCGTTGCTGTTCGCGACCGAGCATCTGCAGCACTGTGAAAAGTGCAATACCTTCACCGAAGCGCAGATCTGCGAGGTCTGCCTCGACGAGGAACGTGACCCGGCGTTGCTGTGCGTCGTCGAAACACCGGCCGATCAGATCATGCTCGAACAGACCATGACCTATCACGGCCTGTACTTCGTGCTGATGGGGCGGCTGAGTCCGCTCGACGGCATCGGTCCGAAAGAGATTCATTTCGACCGTCTGGTCAAACGCGCGTCGGACGGCGTGGTCAAGGAAGTCGTGCTCGCCACCAATTTCACCAATGAAGGCGAGGCCACCGCGCATTACCTCGGGCAGACGCTTAAGGCGCGCGGCCTCGCTGTCACGCGTCTGGCGCGTGGTGTGCCGGTGGGTGGCGAACTCGAGTATGTTGACGCCGGCACGATTGCGCGCGCGATGCTCGACCGCCGTTCGATGTAG
- a CDS encoding CaiB/BaiF CoA transferase family protein, translating into MSATSESDASAAPQPAQGPLAGVKVLELGTLIAGPFAARFLGEFGADVIKIEDPKGGDPLRKWRKLYPEVGGTSLWWAVQARNKKSVTINLKAEEGKEIVRRLAKEADIVVENFRPGLLEKLGLGYDVLSAENPGLVMVRLSGYGQTGPYRDRPGFGAIAESMGGLRHITGYPDLPPPRIGISIGDSIAALHGVIGALMALHHKQVNGGKGQVVDVALYEAVFNMMESVVPEYGVYGMVRERTGASLPGIVPSNTYPCRDGSIVIGGNSDPIFKRLMVAIEREDLANDPALEHNDGRVPRTQEIDGAIAGWLSTRTIEEALAVLNAADVPVGRIFSVADMFTDPQFMARQMIQRFKWQDGQEITLPAVTPKLSATPGETRWLGPELGEHTDEVLQSLGYDADDIARLHAQQIV; encoded by the coding sequence ATGAGCGCCACCTCTGAATCAGACGCGAGCGCCGCGCCTCAACCCGCTCAAGGCCCGCTCGCCGGCGTCAAGGTGCTGGAACTCGGCACGCTGATCGCCGGCCCGTTCGCCGCGCGCTTTCTCGGCGAGTTCGGTGCCGACGTCATCAAGATCGAAGATCCCAAAGGCGGTGACCCGCTGCGCAAATGGCGCAAGCTCTACCCGGAAGTCGGCGGCACGTCGCTTTGGTGGGCGGTGCAGGCGCGCAACAAGAAATCGGTCACGATCAATCTGAAGGCCGAAGAGGGCAAGGAGATCGTGCGGCGTCTCGCGAAAGAAGCGGATATCGTCGTCGAGAATTTCCGGCCGGGTTTGCTGGAGAAACTCGGACTCGGCTATGACGTGCTGTCCGCCGAAAACCCCGGGCTCGTGATGGTGCGTCTGTCCGGCTACGGCCAGACCGGGCCGTATCGCGACCGGCCCGGATTCGGGGCGATCGCCGAATCGATGGGCGGCTTGCGCCATATCACCGGCTATCCGGATTTGCCGCCGCCGCGCATCGGTATTTCGATCGGCGATTCGATCGCTGCGCTGCACGGCGTGATCGGCGCGTTGATGGCGCTGCATCACAAACAGGTGAACGGCGGCAAGGGGCAGGTCGTCGATGTGGCGCTGTACGAGGCCGTTTTCAACATGATGGAAAGCGTCGTGCCCGAATACGGCGTGTACGGGATGGTGCGCGAGCGCACCGGCGCGTCGCTGCCGGGTATCGTGCCGTCGAACACCTATCCGTGCCGCGACGGCAGCATCGTGATCGGCGGCAATAGCGATCCGATTTTCAAGCGGCTGATGGTGGCGATCGAGCGTGAAGACCTCGCGAATGATCCGGCGCTGGAACATAACGACGGCCGCGTGCCGCGTACCCAGGAAATCGACGGCGCGATTGCCGGGTGGCTCTCCACGCGCACGATCGAAGAAGCGCTCGCGGTGCTGAATGCAGCCGATGTGCCGGTTGGCCGCATCTTCAGCGTTGCGGATATGTTCACCGATCCGCAGTTCATGGCGCGGCAGATGATTCAGCGTTTCAAGTGGCAGGACGGTCAGGAAATCACATTGCCGGCGGTCACGCCAAAGCTCTCCGCGACGCCTGGCGAGACGCGCTGGCTCGGCCCCGAACTGGGTGAACATACCGATGAAGTCCTGCAATCGCTAGGTTATGATGCAGACGACATTGCAAGGTTGCACGCGCAACAGATCGTGTGA
- a CDS encoding ABC transporter substrate-binding protein, translating into MQRRTFLAGSAALAGATLAATPLSYAQGKPETSKVAIAVGGKNLFYYLPLTIAERRNYFRDEGLDVEISDFAGGSQALKAAVGGSADVVSGAFEHTLLLQAQKQYFREFVLQGRAPQIVLAVSKKAMPNYKSIADLKGKKIGVTAPGSSTSIMASFVLAKAGLSAKDVSFIGVGAGAGAIAALQSGQIDAIANLDPVMTRLERTGDIRVVSDTRTLADTRTVFGGDMPAGCLYASQSFITKNPNTTQALTNAMVRALKWLQTATGSELISTVPEGYLLGDRAVYLDAWQHVKEAMSPDGLMPADGPATSLKTLQAFDPNVQGKPIDLSKAWTNDFVKKALTTVKA; encoded by the coding sequence ATGCAACGCAGAACCTTCCTCGCCGGAAGCGCCGCGCTCGCCGGCGCCACGCTTGCCGCCACGCCGCTTTCGTATGCCCAGGGCAAACCTGAAACCAGCAAAGTCGCGATTGCCGTCGGCGGGAAAAATCTGTTCTATTACCTGCCGCTCACGATTGCCGAGCGTCGCAATTACTTCAGGGACGAAGGGCTCGACGTCGAGATATCCGATTTCGCGGGCGGCTCGCAAGCGTTGAAGGCGGCTGTCGGCGGCAGCGCGGATGTCGTCTCTGGCGCGTTCGAACACACGTTGCTGTTGCAGGCGCAAAAGCAGTATTTCCGCGAATTCGTATTGCAGGGGCGCGCGCCGCAGATCGTGCTCGCGGTGTCGAAGAAAGCGATGCCAAACTACAAGTCGATCGCCGATCTCAAAGGCAAGAAAATCGGCGTGACCGCGCCGGGTTCGTCGACGTCGATCATGGCGAGTTTCGTGCTGGCAAAAGCCGGGTTGAGCGCAAAAGACGTGTCGTTCATCGGCGTGGGTGCGGGTGCCGGGGCTATTGCCGCGCTGCAGTCGGGGCAGATCGATGCCATCGCGAATCTCGACCCGGTGATGACCCGGCTCGAACGTACCGGCGATATCCGCGTCGTGTCGGACACGCGCACGCTGGCCGACACGCGAACCGTGTTTGGCGGCGACATGCCGGCGGGATGCCTGTATGCATCGCAGAGTTTCATCACGAAGAATCCGAATACAACGCAGGCGTTGACCAACGCGATGGTGCGCGCGCTCAAATGGCTGCAGACGGCAACCGGCAGCGAATTGATCAGCACGGTGCCGGAAGGCTATCTGCTCGGCGATCGCGCGGTGTATCTGGATGCGTGGCAGCACGTGAAGGAAGCGATGTCGCCCGATGGTCTGATGCCTGCCGACGGTCCCGCGACGTCGCTGAAAACTTTGCAGGCGTTCGATCCGAACGTGCAGGGCAAGCCGATCGATCTGTCGAAGGCGTGGACCAACGACTTCGTGAAGAAGGCGTTGACGACGGTCAAGGCGTAA
- a CDS encoding ABC transporter ATP-binding protein — MTVAALSLDNITCTFAARDKRTQRYTAVRDTTLRIAPGEFVSVVGPTGCGKSTLLNIGAGLLAPSSGTVSVFGEPLTGINRRAGYMFQADALMPWRAAIDNVMAGLSFRGVPAAEARAKADEWLKRVGLGGFGDRYPHQLSGGMRKRVAMAQTLILDPDIILMDEPFSALDIQTRQLMENELLDLWAAKRKAVLFITHDLDEAIAMSDRVVVLSAGPGTHPIGEFTIDLPRPRDVAEIRAHPRFVELHAQIWSVLRDEVLKGYQQQLTAV; from the coding sequence ATGACCGTCGCCGCCCTGTCGCTCGACAACATCACCTGCACGTTCGCCGCGCGCGATAAGCGCACGCAGCGCTATACCGCCGTCAGGGATACGACGCTGCGCATTGCGCCTGGCGAATTCGTGTCGGTGGTCGGGCCGACAGGGTGCGGCAAGTCCACGCTGCTAAACATCGGTGCAGGTTTGCTGGCGCCGTCGTCGGGGACCGTCAGCGTGTTCGGCGAGCCGCTCACCGGGATCAACCGGCGCGCGGGCTACATGTTCCAGGCGGATGCGCTGATGCCGTGGCGCGCGGCAATCGACAACGTGATGGCCGGTCTTTCGTTTCGTGGCGTGCCGGCCGCCGAAGCGCGCGCGAAGGCCGACGAATGGCTAAAGCGCGTGGGTCTCGGCGGTTTCGGCGATCGTTATCCGCATCAGTTGTCGGGCGGTATGCGCAAGCGCGTCGCGATGGCGCAGACGCTGATTCTCGATCCCGACATCATCCTGATGGACGAGCCGTTTTCCGCGCTCGATATCCAGACGCGTCAGTTGATGGAAAACGAATTGCTCGATCTGTGGGCCGCGAAACGCAAGGCGGTGCTGTTCATCACACACGATCTCGACGAAGCGATCGCGATGTCCGACCGTGTGGTGGTGCTGTCGGCGGGACCGGGCACGCATCCGATCGGCGAATTCACGATTGATCTGCCGCGTCCGCGAGACGTGGCCGAGATTCGTGCGCACCCGCGTTTCGTCGAACTTCACGCGCAGATCTGGAGCGTGTTGCGCGACGAGGTTCTCAAGGGTTATCAGCAGCAATTGACCGCCGTCTAG
- a CDS encoding ABC transporter permease, which produces MWKTLRPSRANLVIWQWLLLVLCFVLWYALTSPTLLPPFYFDDPNKAAFFFGEPQKVLQRIWEWFAGGEIYLHLWITLVETVLAFVLGTALGLGVGLWLALAPIASALFDPYVKAANSMPRVILAPIFGVWFGLGIWSKVALGVTLVFFIVFFNVYQGVKEVSPVVLANARMLGANRKQLLRNVYLPSAMSWVFSSLHTSVGLAFVGSVVGEYLGSARGVGYLILQAEGTFDINTVFAGILVLTAFALILDAIVGIGERRLMKWQPKTGDAEKL; this is translated from the coding sequence ATGTGGAAGACGTTGCGCCCGAGCCGGGCGAATCTGGTGATCTGGCAATGGTTGTTGCTGGTGCTGTGCTTCGTGCTCTGGTACGCGCTGACCAGCCCGACGCTGCTGCCGCCGTTCTATTTCGACGATCCGAACAAAGCCGCGTTTTTCTTCGGCGAGCCGCAGAAGGTTCTGCAACGGATCTGGGAATGGTTCGCGGGCGGCGAGATTTATCTGCATCTATGGATCACGCTGGTCGAGACCGTGCTTGCATTTGTGCTGGGCACCGCGCTCGGACTCGGCGTCGGTTTGTGGCTCGCGCTCGCGCCGATTGCGAGTGCGTTGTTCGATCCGTATGTGAAAGCCGCCAACTCGATGCCGCGTGTGATCCTCGCGCCGATCTTCGGCGTGTGGTTCGGTTTGGGGATCTGGTCGAAGGTCGCGTTGGGCGTCACGCTGGTATTTTTTATCGTGTTCTTCAACGTCTATCAGGGTGTGAAGGAAGTCAGCCCGGTCGTGCTCGCGAACGCGCGGATGCTCGGCGCGAATCGCAAGCAATTGCTGCGCAACGTCTATTTGCCTAGCGCGATGAGTTGGGTGTTTTCGAGCCTGCATACGTCGGTCGGGCTGGCTTTTGTCGGCTCGGTGGTGGGCGAGTACCTTGGCTCGGCGCGCGGCGTCGGCTATCTGATTCTGCAGGCCGAAGGCACGTTCGATATCAACACCGTATTCGCCGGGATTCTGGTGTTAACCGCGTTCGCGCTGATTCTCGATGCGATAGTCGGGATCGGCGAGCGTCGCTTGATGAAGTGGCAGCCTAAGACCGGGGATGCAGAGAAGTTATGA
- a CDS encoding NADPH:quinone oxidoreductase family protein, whose protein sequence is MRAIRCNQYGPPESLVVENLPDLEAPPGHVVIDVKAAAVNFPDVLIIENKYQFKPPLPFTPGSEVAGVVRAVGADVTQFKPGSRVVAFTGSGGFAEQAIAPAAACVPLADGVDFDVAAAFTLAYGTSHHAVVDRGQLQPGETMLVLGAAGGVGLAAVEIGKALGARVIAAASSDEKLATCVKHGADATINYSTEDLRERIKALTDGKGPDVIYDPVGGIYAEPAFRSIGWRGRYLVVGFANGEIPKLPLNLTLLKGASLVGVFWGDFAKREPKHNQAAFQQMTGWIAEGKLNPYVSARYSLDDTGHALRDMAERRVIGKVVITP, encoded by the coding sequence ATGCGCGCGATTCGCTGTAATCAATATGGGCCACCTGAGAGCCTGGTCGTCGAAAATCTGCCTGATCTCGAAGCACCTCCCGGCCACGTCGTAATCGACGTCAAGGCGGCAGCCGTCAACTTCCCCGACGTGCTGATCATCGAAAACAAATACCAGTTCAAACCGCCTCTGCCCTTCACGCCGGGTTCGGAAGTCGCGGGCGTCGTGCGCGCGGTCGGCGCCGATGTCACGCAGTTCAAACCGGGCTCGCGCGTGGTCGCGTTCACCGGATCGGGCGGCTTTGCCGAGCAGGCGATCGCCCCCGCCGCAGCATGCGTGCCGCTCGCCGACGGCGTCGACTTCGACGTAGCGGCGGCCTTCACGCTTGCGTATGGCACGTCGCATCACGCGGTGGTCGATCGCGGCCAGTTGCAGCCCGGCGAGACGATGCTGGTGCTCGGCGCGGCAGGCGGCGTCGGGCTCGCGGCGGTGGAGATCGGCAAGGCGCTCGGCGCGCGCGTGATCGCGGCGGCATCGAGCGATGAAAAACTGGCGACCTGCGTCAAGCATGGTGCGGACGCGACCATCAATTACAGCACCGAAGATCTGCGCGAGCGCATCAAGGCGCTCACCGACGGCAAAGGTCCGGACGTCATCTACGATCCGGTCGGCGGCATTTATGCGGAGCCGGCGTTTCGTAGCATCGGCTGGCGCGGGCGTTATCTGGTGGTCGGCTTTGCAAACGGGGAGATTCCGAAGCTGCCGCTCAATCTGACACTGCTCAAAGGCGCGAGTCTGGTCGGCGTGTTCTGGGGCGATTTCGCCAAACGTGAGCCGAAACACAACCAGGCCGCATTCCAGCAGATGACCGGATGGATCGCCGAAGGCAAGCTCAATCCCTACGTCTCCGCACGCTATTCGCTCGACGATACCGGGCACGCATTGCGCGATATGGCCGAACGTCGCGTGATCGGCAAGGTGGTGATTACGCCGTAG
- the surE gene encoding 5'/3'-nucleotidase SurE, translated as MRILLSNDDGYLAPGLAALYEALKPIADVTVMAPEQNCSGASNSLTLSRPLSVLRSANGFYYVNGTPTDSVHIALTGMLDHTPDLVVSGINNGQNMGEDTLYSGTVAAATEGIMFGVPAIAFSLVDKDWVHLEDAARVAAEIVAHYLEQPLPGHPLLNVNIPNLPYEQLDGWHITRLGKRHPSQPVIRQTNPRGEPIYWIGPSGSARDASEGTDFHAVANGRVSITPLQLDLTHTQMLPAARDWARAGSGAS; from the coding sequence ATGCGAATCCTACTCAGCAATGACGACGGTTATCTGGCGCCGGGCCTTGCCGCGCTTTACGAAGCGCTCAAGCCGATCGCGGACGTCACCGTGATGGCCCCCGAACAGAATTGCAGCGGCGCGTCGAATTCACTCACGCTATCGCGGCCGCTGTCGGTTCTGCGCTCGGCCAACGGCTTCTATTACGTGAACGGCACGCCCACCGACTCGGTGCATATCGCGCTGACGGGCATGCTCGACCACACGCCGGATCTGGTCGTATCGGGCATCAACAACGGTCAGAACATGGGCGAGGACACGCTGTACTCGGGCACGGTCGCGGCCGCGACCGAGGGCATCATGTTCGGCGTGCCGGCCATCGCGTTCTCGCTGGTCGACAAAGACTGGGTGCATCTCGAAGACGCAGCCCGTGTCGCCGCCGAGATCGTCGCGCATTATCTCGAGCAGCCGCTGCCTGGGCATCCGCTGCTGAACGTGAATATTCCGAACCTGCCGTACGAGCAACTCGACGGCTGGCATATCACGCGTCTTGGTAAGCGGCATCCGTCGCAACCGGTGATCCGGCAGACCAATCCGCGGGGCGAACCGATCTACTGGATCGGGCCGTCCGGCAGTGCGCGCGACGCGAGCGAAGGCACCGACTTTCATGCGGTTGCGAATGGCCGCGTGTCGATCACGCCGCTTCAGCTCGACCTGACCCACACGCAAATGCTGCCCGCAGCGCGCGACTGGGCGCGCGCCGGCAGCGGCGCTTCATGA
- a CDS encoding protein-L-isoaspartate(D-aspartate) O-methyltransferase, with product MTNERAKRFPLGLEDLVREPRRPEGRPGEVRAAALAASAALNARQQPARNSPAGAAVKSKPQSQAHARSQAAAVQARPQAKPQTASQSIAPPKPQAAPSVKSQAKPVVHVQGVIARTASSSPSAKPAARSGERTAAPNVALNGALALTSERVRERMVERLRANGVTDQRVLNAMAVVPRHMFVDPGLAAQAYEDAALPIGHHQTISKPSVVARMIELAAAGRALDTVLEIGTGCGYQAAVLSQVAREVYSIERIKPLSERAKTNLRPLRIPNIRLHYGDGRLGLPSTAPFDAIVIAAAGLDVPQALLEQLAIGGRLVAPVGSQDGQNQVLTLVERLGPAQWRESRLDRVFFVPLKSGVI from the coding sequence ATGACAAACGAGCGCGCAAAGCGCTTTCCGCTCGGCCTCGAGGATCTGGTGCGCGAACCGCGCCGTCCCGAAGGGCGTCCAGGCGAAGTGCGCGCGGCGGCCCTGGCCGCGAGCGCCGCGCTGAACGCACGACAGCAGCCAGCGAGGAATTCGCCGGCGGGCGCGGCGGTCAAGTCAAAGCCTCAAAGTCAGGCGCATGCCCGGTCGCAAGCTGCGGCAGTCCAGGCGCGGCCACAAGCGAAACCCCAAACCGCGTCGCAATCCATCGCGCCACCCAAACCGCAGGCCGCCCCGTCGGTTAAATCGCAGGCGAAGCCGGTCGTCCATGTTCAGGGCGTGATCGCGCGCACGGCGTCTTCGTCCCCGTCCGCTAAACCCGCTGCCCGATCCGGCGAGCGCACCGCCGCGCCCAATGTCGCGCTGAACGGCGCACTTGCATTGACTTCGGAACGGGTTCGCGAACGGATGGTCGAACGCCTGCGTGCGAACGGCGTGACCGACCAGCGCGTGTTGAACGCGATGGCGGTGGTGCCGCGCCACATGTTCGTCGACCCGGGCCTCGCCGCCCAGGCTTACGAAGATGCGGCGTTGCCCATCGGTCATCACCAGACGATCTCCAAGCCCTCGGTAGTCGCGCGGATGATCGAACTGGCGGCGGCCGGCCGCGCGCTCGATACCGTGCTCGAAATCGGCACCGGCTGCGGTTATCAGGCGGCGGTGCTGAGCCAGGTGGCTCGCGAGGTGTATTCGATCGAACGCATCAAGCCGTTGTCCGAACGCGCGAAGACGAATCTGCGTCCGCTGCGCATTCCGAACATCCGGCTGCATTACGGCGACGGGCGCCTCGGGCTGCCGTCCACGGCGCCGTTCGACGCGATCGTCATCGCGGCTGCGGGGCTCGATGTACCGCAAGCCTTACTTGAACAACTCGCGATCGGCGGCCGTCTGGTCGCGCCGGTCGGCTCGCAGGACGGCCAGAACCAGGTGCTGACGCTGGTCGAGCGTCTCGGGCCGGCGCAGTGGCGCGAGTCGCGCCTTGATCGCGTTTTCTTTGTACCCTTAAAATCCGGAGTGATTTGA
- a CDS encoding peptidoglycan DD-metalloendopeptidase family protein: protein MSMLRAMQRTSLNVPMTVTQRSVCVLALSLLMTACASRLDQAPVVDRSGGAPLSTQAAPPPVPLGPPPPGYYRVKPGDTLYRIALENGQNYRDISAWNNLTNPNQIEVDQLLRVVPPGANAAAMTPGVATAPIIGGAAVQSAPLGSVPPAANGVAAPPLYGSAANNASMAPQAAPGAASDSSPAASGNVAFAWPVRGPLLGTFNDSTNKGVNIGGASGDPVKASADGRVVYAGNGLRGYGNLIIIKHDATYLTAYAHNRALMVKEGDAVTKGQKIAEMGNSDSDRVMLHFEVRRQGKPVDPLKYLPPQ, encoded by the coding sequence ATGAGTATGTTGCGCGCGATGCAAAGAACCAGCCTGAATGTCCCCATGACCGTAACCCAGCGTAGCGTGTGCGTGCTCGCCTTGTCCCTGTTGATGACGGCCTGTGCTTCCCGGCTCGATCAGGCGCCGGTCGTCGACCGCTCCGGCGGTGCGCCGCTCAGTACGCAGGCAGCGCCGCCGCCCGTGCCGCTCGGGCCGCCGCCGCCGGGCTACTACCGCGTGAAACCGGGCGATACGCTGTATCGGATCGCACTGGAGAACGGCCAGAACTATCGCGACATTTCGGCGTGGAATAATTTGACCAACCCGAACCAGATCGAAGTCGATCAGTTGCTGCGTGTCGTGCCGCCGGGCGCGAATGCCGCCGCGATGACGCCGGGTGTGGCGACCGCGCCGATCATCGGCGGTGCTGCGGTGCAGAGCGCGCCGCTCGGCAGCGTGCCGCCGGCTGCGAACGGCGTCGCTGCGCCGCCGCTGTATGGTTCGGCCGCGAACAACGCGTCGATGGCGCCGCAGGCTGCGCCGGGCGCTGCCAGCGACTCGAGTCCCGCTGCATCGGGCAATGTCGCGTTTGCGTGGCCGGTGCGTGGCCCACTGCTCGGCACGTTTAACGATTCGACCAACAAGGGCGTCAATATTGGCGGTGCCTCGGGCGATCCGGTCAAAGCCTCCGCCGATGGCCGCGTCGTGTACGCCGGAAATGGGCTGCGTGGTTACGGCAACCTCATTATCATCAAACATGACGCAACTTATCTCACCGCGTATGCACACAACCGCGCTTTGATGGTAAAAGAGGGGGACGCGGTAACGAAGGGGCAGAAGATCGCTGAGATGGGCAATAGCGATTCCGACCGTGTTATGTTGCATTTCGAAGTTCGCCGGCAGGGTAAACCTGTCGACCCACTGAAGTATTTGCCGCCGCAATAA
- the rpoS gene encoding RNA polymerase sigma factor RpoS, protein MPKPKRRQPQAESETISQATSASVDDSGASEAEEEIAEERDLDESSSGAEEGREPREAAPDADDFRALLQAELTADTIQHYLNRISVKPLLTVDEEQKYSRLAKAGEFEARQVMIERNLRLVVSIAKGYLNRGVPLLDLIEEGNLGLMHAIEKFDPTRGFRFSTYATWWIRQSIERAIMNQARTVRLPVHVIRELNQVLRAKRHLEKNSMNSGEAAERRDASIDDIAYLTGKTTDEVTDILALNEHTASLDAPLDLDPASSLLDLLSDDQSQSPDAEVQHRELETLTRAWLARLSDKHRHVIERRFGLNHIEPATLEELADEMGLTRERVRQIQQEALVRLKRFFASNGVRKDAVL, encoded by the coding sequence ATGCCGAAACCGAAGCGCCGCCAGCCGCAAGCCGAATCTGAAACGATCAGCCAAGCTACGTCCGCTTCGGTGGACGACAGCGGTGCTTCGGAAGCCGAAGAAGAGATCGCAGAAGAACGCGATCTCGACGAGTCGTCCAGTGGCGCAGAAGAGGGTCGCGAGCCGCGCGAAGCCGCGCCGGACGCAGACGACTTTCGCGCGTTGCTGCAAGCCGAGCTGACGGCCGACACAATCCAGCATTATCTGAACCGCATTAGCGTCAAGCCGCTTCTCACCGTCGACGAGGAGCAGAAATATTCGCGTCTTGCCAAGGCGGGCGAGTTCGAAGCGCGGCAGGTGATGATCGAGCGCAATCTGCGGCTTGTGGTCAGCATTGCGAAGGGTTATCTGAATCGCGGCGTGCCGTTGCTCGATCTGATCGAAGAGGGCAACCTCGGCCTGATGCACGCGATCGAGAAATTCGATCCGACGCGCGGCTTCCGGTTTTCGACTTACGCCACCTGGTGGATTCGCCAGAGCATCGAGCGCGCGATCATGAACCAGGCGCGCACCGTGCGTTTGCCGGTGCACGTGATTCGCGAGTTGAACCAGGTGTTGCGTGCCAAGCGTCATCTGGAAAAAAATTCGATGAATTCGGGTGAGGCTGCCGAGCGGCGTGATGCCAGCATCGACGACATTGCCTATCTGACCGGCAAGACCACCGACGAAGTCACCGACATTCTCGCGCTGAACGAGCACACAGCGTCGCTCGACGCGCCGCTGGATCTCGATCCGGCGAGCAGCCTGCTCGATCTGCTGTCCGACGACCAGAGCCAGTCGCCGGACGCCGAAGTGCAGCATCGCGAACTGGAAACGCTGACGCGGGCCTGGCTCGCGCGCTTGTCTGACAAGCATCGTCATGTGATTGAGCGCCGCTTTGGGCTTAATCACATCGAACCCGCCACGCTCGAAGAGCTGGCTGACGAAATGGGCCTCACGCGCGAGCGTGTGCGCCAGATCCAACAGGAAGCGCTTGTCCGACTGAAGCGCTTCTTTGCCTCCAACGGTGTTCGGAAGGACGCCGTTTTATAA
- a CDS encoding 3'-5' exonuclease: MTPILVFDIETIPDVAGIRRLDDLPSTMSDAEVAEHAFAARREKTGSDFLPHHLQRIAAISCVFRDDHGFRVRSLGTLEDGEAALVQSFYRVIEKYTPQLVSWNGGGFDLPVLNYRALVNGIPASRFWDLGEDDRDFKWNNYISRYHARHTDLMDVLAMYSGRANAPLDALAKMCGFPGKMGMDGSQVWNAFQAGQLDEIRNYCETDVVNTYLLYCRFQLIRGGFSAEEYSDEINLVKRALAQEAAPQWAEYLAAFDQ; encoded by the coding sequence ATGACACCGATTCTTGTATTCGACATCGAGACGATTCCCGATGTCGCCGGCATTCGCCGCCTCGACGATTTGCCTTCCACGATGAGCGACGCCGAAGTCGCCGAACACGCGTTCGCCGCGCGGCGCGAAAAAACCGGCAGCGATTTCCTGCCGCATCACCTGCAACGGATCGCCGCGATTTCCTGCGTGTTCCGCGACGACCACGGTTTCCGCGTACGCTCGCTCGGCACGCTCGAAGACGGCGAGGCCGCGCTCGTGCAGTCGTTTTATCGCGTGATCGAGAAGTACACGCCGCAACTCGTGTCGTGGAACGGCGGCGGTTTCGACCTGCCGGTGCTGAACTACCGGGCGCTGGTCAACGGCATTCCCGCCAGCCGCTTCTGGGATCTCGGCGAGGACGACCGCGACTTCAAGTGGAACAACTACATCAGCCGATACCACGCGCGTCACACTGATCTGATGGACGTGCTCGCGATGTACTCGGGCCGCGCCAACGCGCCGCTCGACGCGCTCGCCAAGATGTGCGGCTTCCCCGGCAAGATGGGGATGGACGGCAGTCAGGTCTGGAACGCGTTTCAGGCAGGGCAACTTGACGAAATCCGCAATTATTGCGAGACCGACGTCGTCAATACGTATCTGCTGTATTGCCGTTTTCAGTTGATTCGCGGCGGCTTTTCGGCAGAGGAGTACTCCGACGAAATCAATCTGGTCAAGAGGGCGCTCGCGCAGGAAGCGGCGCCGCAATGGGCTGAGTATCTGGCCGCGTTTGATCAGTGA